A window of the Alnus glutinosa chromosome 4, dhAlnGlut1.1, whole genome shotgun sequence genome harbors these coding sequences:
- the LOC133866462 gene encoding tubulin beta chain-like, which translates to MREILHIQGGQCGNQIGSKFWEVVCDEHGIDPTGQYTGNSELQLERVNVYYNEASGGRYVPRAVLMDLEPGTMDSIRTGPYGQLFRPDNIVFGQSGAGNNWAKGHYTEGAELIDSVLDVVRKEVENSDCLQGFQFCHSLGGGTGSGMGTLLISKIREEYPDRMMLTFSVFPSPKVSDTVVEPYNATLSVHQLVENADECMVLDNEALYDICLRILKLANPSFGDLNHLISATMSGVTCCLRFPGQLNSDLRKLAVNLIPFPRLHFFMVGFAPLTSQGSQQYRALTVPELTQQMWDAKNMMCAADPRHGRYLTASALFRGKMSTKEVDEQVMNVQNKNSSYFVEWIPNNVKSSVCDIPPKGLSMASTFIGNSTSIQEMFRRVSEQFTAMFRRKAFLHWYTGEGMDEMEFTEAESNMNDLVAEYQQYQDASADEDGEYEADDDTDEK; encoded by the exons ATGCGTGAGATTCTTCACATTCAGGGTGGGCAATGTGGGAACCAAATTGGATCCAAGTTCTGGGAGGTCGTCTGCGACGAGCACGGCATCGACCCGACCGGCCAGTACACTGGAAACTCCGAGCTTCAGCTCGAGAGAGTAAATGTCTATTACAATGAGGCTAGCGGCGGGCGGTATGTGCCACGAGCGGTGCTCATGGACCTTGAGCCAGGCACCATGGACAGCATCAGGACTGGCCCTTATGGCCAGCTTTTTAGGCCTGATAACATAGTTTTCGGGCAGTCTGGTGCTGGGAACAATTGGGCTAAGGGGCATTACACAGAAGGCGCCGAGCTTATCGATTCGGTGCTTGATGTCGTTAGGAAAGAAGTTGAGAACAGTGACTGCTTGCAAG GATTTCAATTCTGTCATTCGCTAGGAGGTGGAACTGGATCTGGAATGGGAACTCTGCTCATTTCGAAAATTAGAGAAGAATACCCGGATAGAATGATGCTCACATTTTCTGTCTTCCCATCTCCCAAGGTGTCTGACACTGTTGTGGAGCCTTACAATGCCACGCTGTCTGTTCATCAGCTCGTAGAGAATGCTGATGAATGTATGGTTCTTGACAATGAAGCACTCTACGATATCTGCCTAAGGATTCTTAAGCTCGCCAACCCGAGCT TTGGGGACTTGAATCATCTAATTTCGGCAACAATGAGTGGAGTGACTTGTTGTCTGCGATTCCCGGGCCAGTTGAACTCAGACCTGCGGAAACTAGCAGTGAATTTGATCCCATTCCCACGTCTTCACTTCTTCATGGTGGGTTTCGCTCCTCTGACATCTCAAGGATCACAGCAGTACCGCGCGCTCACCGTGCCGGAGCTGACCCAGCAAATGTGGGACGCCAAGAACATGATGTGCGCAGCCGATCCAAGGCATGGCCGATACCTCACAGCATCAGCCTTGTTCCGAGGCAAAATGAGCACCAAAGAAGTTGATGAACAGGTGATGAATGTACAGAACAAGAATTCTTCCTACTTCGTCGAATGGATCCCCAACAACGTCAAGTCTAGCGTCTGTGACATCCCGCCAAAAGGGCTTTCCATGGCTTCAACTTTCATTGGGAATTCGACCTCTATACAGGAGATGTTCAGGAGAGTGAGCGAGCAGTTCACGGCCATGTTTAGGAGGAAGGCTTTCTTGCACTGGTATACTGGAGAAGGAATGGATGAGATGGAGTTTACTGAAG